In a genomic window of Cytobacillus sp. FSL H8-0458:
- a CDS encoding DUF7662 domain-containing protein: MYSGKYLPIYDFLRKIKTNEVTLSFGEIEEILKFSLPKSAYIHSAWWANDIGTHTQAKSWLQAGWKTKNIDLRKTVTFERL, from the coding sequence ATGTACTCTGGTAAATATCTACCTATTTATGATTTTCTTAGAAAAATCAAGACAAATGAAGTTACATTATCTTTTGGAGAGATCGAAGAAATATTGAAGTTTTCATTACCGAAATCAGCATATATTCATAGTGCTTGGTGGGCAAATGATATTGGAACTCATACTCAAGCAAAGTCTTGGTTACAGGCTGGATGGAAGACTAAAAATATTGATCTTAGAAAAACTGTTACTTTTGAAAGGTTATAG
- a CDS encoding type III polyketide synthase, which produces MPAIVSVAEAIPEHVLTQDQVMDFARDLFSDSFKDIERLLKAFHNGQIEKRHFAKGLEWFKTDKSFEERNNAYIEQSIELGTKAIKRCLENDLFLTRNLPCDEIDAIFTISSSGIATPSIEARIMNKLPFSEHTKRIPIWGLGCAGGASGLSRAYEYCLAFPEAKVLVLSIELCSLTFQRNDRSKSNLIGTSLFADGAACALITGDKVQRDFQKLSSIPGIRGTQSTTKRNSLDVMGWEVKNEGLYVVFSKDIPSIIEGWLKPNVTEFLGGKGIEMDEINHFVAHPGGKKVIDAYQKSLQFDPGMTEISLEVLREFGNMSSATILYVLKRFMEIGRQGDIGLATALGPGFSSELLLLEWE; this is translated from the coding sequence ATGCCAGCAATTGTATCAGTAGCGGAGGCAATACCTGAACATGTTCTGACACAGGATCAGGTAATGGATTTTGCCAGAGATTTATTTTCCGATTCCTTTAAGGATATTGAACGGCTATTAAAAGCTTTCCACAACGGCCAGATTGAGAAGCGGCACTTTGCAAAGGGACTGGAATGGTTCAAAACAGATAAATCATTTGAAGAACGAAACAATGCATATATTGAGCAGTCTATTGAACTGGGAACAAAGGCCATAAAGCGCTGCCTGGAAAATGATCTTTTCCTGACCAGAAACCTTCCGTGCGATGAGATCGACGCCATCTTTACTATCTCAAGTTCAGGGATTGCCACTCCGAGTATTGAAGCAAGAATCATGAATAAGCTTCCATTTTCTGAGCATACGAAACGAATTCCGATATGGGGGCTGGGATGTGCAGGAGGTGCTTCAGGGCTTTCAAGAGCCTATGAATATTGTCTGGCATTCCCAGAAGCGAAGGTACTTGTTTTAAGTATAGAATTATGCAGTTTGACCTTTCAGCGCAATGACCGGTCAAAAAGCAATCTTATCGGGACCTCTCTCTTTGCTGACGGTGCAGCATGTGCTCTTATAACAGGTGATAAGGTACAAAGGGATTTTCAAAAGCTGTCATCCATTCCCGGAATTCGGGGAACCCAATCGACAACCAAGCGAAATTCTCTGGATGTAATGGGCTGGGAAGTTAAGAATGAGGGTTTATATGTGGTTTTCTCAAAGGACATCCCATCCATAATAGAGGGATGGCTAAAGCCCAATGTAACGGAATTTCTAGGGGGAAAAGGCATAGAAATGGATGAGATAAACCACTTTGTTGCCCATCCCGGCGGAAAAAAAGTCATTGATGCTTATCAGAAATCGCTGCAATTTGACCCTGGTATGACAGAAATTTCACTTGAAGTATTAAGGGAGTTCGGTAATATGTCATCTGCAACTATTCTTTACGTACTCAAAAGGTTTATGGAGATCGGCAGACAGGGAGATATCGGGCTGGCAACTGCACTCGGACCGGGATTCAGCTCGGAATTACTGCTGCTTGAATGGGAGTGA
- a CDS encoding nucleotidyltransferase domain-containing protein, which translates to MDKWLCTAEEKYNIDILFACEAGSRAWGTDDADSDYDIRFIFKHKNLKTYLSLERAKDVINTDTPYDAHGWDIFKAFDLMQKSNPSIFEWAYSPIIYKDMNGFSERLRNLAEEEFSRFKLFHHYTQAFSRNLGEAVKNEDFTFKKQKLLIQAVRACLISRQLLKKSNVKGDFLYTGLFCIKEADEITRFYQTLVHAKQSGRIIEKHLAMQMAEKLESERERLYAAADSMPKEKGKVSGLNEWVWELLKV; encoded by the coding sequence ATGGACAAATGGCTGTGCACAGCAGAAGAGAAATATAATATTGATATCCTTTTTGCTTGTGAAGCGGGGAGCAGGGCGTGGGGGACAGATGATGCGGATTCGGATTATGATATACGCTTCATCTTCAAACATAAGAATCTGAAAACATATCTTTCCCTTGAACGCGCAAAAGATGTTATCAATACAGATACCCCTTATGATGCGCACGGCTGGGATATCTTTAAAGCATTTGACCTTATGCAGAAATCCAATCCCAGTATATTTGAATGGGCATACTCCCCTATTATCTACAAGGATATGAACGGCTTTTCAGAGAGGCTGAGGAATCTTGCGGAAGAAGAGTTTTCAAGATTTAAGTTATTCCATCATTACACTCAGGCTTTTTCCCGCAATCTCGGTGAAGCTGTAAAAAATGAGGATTTTACGTTTAAGAAACAGAAGCTTCTGATTCAGGCAGTAAGGGCGTGCCTCATATCAAGGCAGCTGCTTAAGAAAAGTAATGTAAAAGGGGATTTTTTGTATACAGGTCTCTTTTGCATAAAGGAAGCGGATGAGATCACCCGTTTTTATCAGACCCTGGTTCATGCAAAACAAAGCGGGAGGATAATCGAGAAGCATTTAGCAATGCAGATGGCGGAGAAACTGGAGTCAGAAAGGGAACGGCTCTATGCAGCAGCTGACTCAATGCCTAAAGAAAAAGGCAAGGTATCCGGATTGAATGAATGGGTCTGGGAACTGCTGAAGGTTTAA
- a CDS encoding FtsK/SpoIIIE domain-containing protein has product MFSLKDYLYKQKIKSKLLDCFRSAEIYFTAKAGNRTVYIYPRIHSVKYKSNEKFTEVVFTLLNGMNPHDLMIKKRYVLEQYFGKSIDLQGDLKKFVLNIYDKPLKPNVTYSYKEVFPFLEGMDMPIVIGKKKNGRYLVLESLELPHVIIQGTTGSGKSSAIRVILTTLIKYKRPEELDIYCIDGKRAEFGLFKKVEHVQKVVYSNKDARKVLKDVTKMMYQREELLDTFDVPHVNDLPKEHKQKYILVAVDEFIEYLDDRELMSDIIKISSKGRAVGIFLLASAQRMDADVMDTKARGNFNIRMSFRAVDKTNAMLLGTQGAEKIKREEKGRLILNSGEIEELQSPHLTYDKARKLLNPYMVSKSNIKDVTEVQDEPSSSDSCEVLNEPHKNDLDLFL; this is encoded by the coding sequence ATGTTCTCTTTGAAGGATTATCTGTATAAACAAAAAATAAAATCAAAGTTACTGGACTGTTTTAGGTCTGCAGAAATTTATTTCACAGCAAAGGCTGGCAATAGAACAGTATATATTTATCCAAGAATCCATTCAGTGAAATACAAGTCGAATGAAAAATTCACAGAGGTTGTATTTACATTACTCAATGGGATGAATCCTCATGATTTAATGATAAAGAAAAGGTATGTACTAGAGCAGTATTTTGGGAAATCCATAGATCTGCAAGGAGATTTAAAAAAGTTTGTCCTCAATATTTACGATAAACCATTGAAGCCTAATGTAACTTACTCTTATAAAGAGGTTTTCCCATTTCTAGAGGGAATGGATATGCCAATTGTGATCGGTAAGAAAAAGAATGGCAGATACTTGGTTCTTGAAAGTCTTGAACTACCCCATGTCATTATTCAAGGTACAACTGGATCGGGTAAAAGCTCAGCCATAAGAGTTATTCTTACTACTTTGATTAAGTATAAACGACCAGAGGAGTTAGATATTTATTGTATAGATGGTAAACGTGCTGAATTTGGGCTATTTAAGAAGGTGGAACACGTTCAAAAGGTTGTTTACTCAAACAAAGACGCTAGGAAAGTATTAAAAGATGTAACAAAAATGATGTATCAAAGGGAAGAATTGCTTGATACGTTTGATGTTCCTCATGTTAATGATTTACCAAAAGAGCATAAACAAAAGTATATTCTTGTTGCTGTTGATGAGTTTATTGAATATCTGGATGATAGGGAATTAATGAGCGATATTATTAAGATTAGTTCAAAGGGCAGAGCAGTGGGAATATTTCTGTTAGCTTCAGCACAACGGATGGATGCAGATGTTATGGATACTAAAGCAAGAGGAAATTTCAATATTAGAATGAGCTTCAGAGCAGTCGATAAAACAAATGCTATGCTGCTTGGTACTCAGGGAGCAGAGAAAATAAAACGTGAAGAAAAAGGTAGATTAATTTTAAATTCTGGTGAAATTGAAGAATTGCAAAGCCCACATTTAACCTATGATAAAGCAAGGAAACTTCTGAATCCTTATATGGTCTCTAAAAGCAATATAAAAGATGTAACAGAGGTTCAAGATGAACCATCTTCGTCTGACTCTTGTGAAGTCCTAAATGAACCTCACAAAAATGACTTAGACTTATTTCTGTAG
- a CDS encoding dynamin family protein — protein MADTILQPGLQQTELINRITAIYTFAQKNGDAETAQRAKDLVIKLRNQEFAIAFCGHFSAGKSSMINRLAGEDLLPSSPIPTSANLVKVKSGEEDYAKVIFKEGKPRLYPAPYDYGQVKSYCKDGDSIHSIEISHSAASLPKKAVIMDTPGIDSTDDAHRIATESALHLADLIFYVMDYNHVQSELNFLFTKELTAAGKDVYLVINQIDKHREEELSFEQFKKSVKDSFASWGVRPARIFYTTLKDENHQANDFKELQSFINSSIADREELLPQSVFNSLKKLTEDHLEFLRDSHAAEKADWEEKLSELDQDDREQLPGRLEDLENQLNKLNSSLHEADIEVTDKLDEILKNAYLMPFQTRELAESYLESCQPSFKIGLFFSKQKTEQERSLRLDRFYEDLSENIKSQLEWHIKELFLQQFKKHSIHDSEKLAQVQSFKLAFKPAVLAETVKSGAMVSGDYVLQYTNDTAEAVKRIAKKNSASLKSALLEALEENNSQEQTALVNEIRTLNAYAEALNAVMAINEKVSKASAGMKVYLTGEFNTHEFQEKAQMLAAEEVDEAEVVFLNEDKAEKEQATRKSEQSPGEEPEKEAVSAVAVQPVIEKLRYTANAVKELPGFRKLAADLADKASRLESKEFTVALFGAFSAGKSSFANALIGNKLLPVSPNPTTAAINKIKPVTDENKHGTVLVKVKDSPTLLNDINHSLKVFDYSAGNFDDAAAAIKKITGENQDFDASEKTHFAFLNAFMKGYNFFTDKLGKIIKADLDEFGDYVANEEKSCFVETIEVYFDCELTRQGITLVDTPGADSINARHTGVAFEYIKNSDAILFVTYYNHAFSKADREFLIQLGRVKDTFSLDKMFFIVNAIDLANNEEEKDSVLQYVEEQLVQYGIRRPNLSGISSLQALAEKLDSSKEEVSNISSFEKSFYAFINQDLLNISISSAETEWRRLLAQLRSYISSSQENKEVRIEKLKQLEKEHKDITAIISGQKPELLSQRLEQETDELVFYIKQRVFLRFYDFVKEAFNPSVLKDDGRNLKKMLKLALDEFLGSFGFDFAQELRATTLRLESYISKLIAQQQETISKKASNVNSDLTFSTYEPLKMESIEFESAFSNEDPNQFKKALSYFKNPKAFFEKNERKQLADELEKNLQEPADRYLQAESSRLKFHYSSQLMTEFERLLNSLIEQNNEYYEGITAALKDDFPIEELKEIERNIAQYEN, from the coding sequence ATGGCCGACACGATTTTGCAACCAGGATTGCAGCAAACTGAATTAATAAATAGAATAACTGCTATATATACATTTGCCCAGAAAAATGGAGATGCCGAGACAGCCCAAAGAGCTAAGGATCTCGTGATAAAGCTAAGGAACCAGGAATTTGCCATCGCTTTTTGCGGTCATTTTTCTGCCGGAAAATCAAGTATGATAAACAGGCTGGCAGGCGAAGATCTTCTTCCTTCCTCGCCAATTCCAACCAGTGCCAACCTGGTCAAAGTCAAATCAGGTGAGGAGGATTATGCAAAAGTAATTTTTAAGGAAGGAAAGCCAAGGCTTTATCCTGCTCCATATGATTACGGACAGGTAAAATCCTATTGCAAAGATGGCGATTCTATCCATTCCATTGAAATAAGTCATTCCGCCGCCAGCTTGCCAAAGAAGGCAGTGATTATGGATACACCCGGAATAGATTCCACTGATGATGCGCATAGGATTGCTACTGAATCTGCTCTTCATTTGGCTGATCTCATTTTTTATGTAATGGATTACAACCATGTCCAGTCAGAATTAAATTTTCTTTTTACTAAAGAACTGACGGCAGCAGGAAAAGATGTTTATCTTGTTATCAATCAAATTGATAAACATCGAGAAGAAGAACTCAGCTTTGAGCAATTCAAAAAAAGTGTAAAGGATTCATTTGCATCCTGGGGAGTAAGGCCTGCCCGGATTTTTTACACCACATTAAAAGACGAAAACCATCAGGCAAACGATTTTAAGGAACTTCAGAGCTTTATTAACAGCAGCATTGCTGATCGAGAAGAACTTTTGCCTCAGTCTGTTTTTAATTCTTTGAAGAAATTAACAGAGGACCATCTAGAGTTTTTAAGAGACTCTCATGCAGCTGAAAAAGCTGACTGGGAAGAAAAACTGTCAGAACTTGATCAGGATGACAGGGAGCAGCTTCCCGGCAGACTGGAAGACCTGGAGAACCAGTTAAATAAGCTGAATTCTTCCTTACATGAAGCTGATATAGAGGTAACCGATAAATTAGATGAGATTTTGAAAAATGCCTATTTAATGCCTTTCCAAACGAGGGAACTGGCTGAATCATATCTTGAATCGTGCCAGCCTTCCTTTAAGATTGGCCTGTTTTTCAGCAAACAAAAAACGGAGCAGGAAAGGTCATTGAGGCTTGACCGCTTCTATGAGGATTTATCAGAAAACATTAAATCTCAGCTGGAGTGGCATATAAAGGAGCTGTTTTTACAGCAGTTCAAGAAGCATAGTATCCATGATTCTGAAAAACTTGCACAAGTTCAGAGCTTCAAGCTTGCCTTTAAACCAGCTGTTTTAGCTGAAACTGTAAAATCCGGGGCAATGGTTTCAGGTGACTATGTTCTGCAGTATACAAACGACACAGCAGAGGCCGTAAAGAGAATTGCCAAAAAGAACTCAGCTTCTTTAAAGAGTGCACTATTAGAAGCACTTGAAGAAAATAACAGCCAGGAGCAAACTGCGCTGGTCAATGAAATTCGCACCCTTAATGCTTACGCTGAAGCACTAAATGCGGTCATGGCCATCAATGAAAAAGTTAGTAAGGCATCAGCGGGAATGAAAGTCTATTTAACTGGTGAATTTAATACTCATGAGTTTCAGGAAAAAGCCCAGATGCTTGCAGCAGAAGAAGTTGATGAAGCTGAAGTTGTTTTCCTGAATGAAGATAAAGCTGAGAAAGAACAGGCAACCCGGAAATCTGAACAGTCACCTGGTGAAGAGCCTGAAAAGGAAGCGGTTTCTGCAGTTGCAGTACAGCCTGTTATTGAAAAGCTTCGATATACTGCTAATGCAGTAAAGGAGCTCCCGGGCTTCAGAAAGCTTGCAGCTGATTTGGCAGATAAAGCATCAAGGCTTGAGAGCAAAGAATTCACTGTTGCCCTTTTTGGTGCATTTAGTGCAGGGAAGTCTTCCTTTGCCAACGCTTTGATCGGGAATAAGCTTCTTCCTGTTTCACCGAATCCGACGACGGCTGCTATCAATAAGATTAAGCCTGTTACAGATGAAAATAAACATGGAACCGTTCTTGTTAAAGTTAAAGATTCACCTACACTTTTAAATGATATAAATCATTCCTTAAAGGTGTTTGATTATTCAGCAGGAAACTTCGATGATGCTGCAGCCGCAATTAAGAAGATCACTGGGGAAAACCAGGATTTTGATGCGAGTGAAAAGACACACTTTGCATTTCTTAATGCATTTATGAAAGGGTACAATTTCTTCACAGATAAGCTGGGGAAAATCATTAAAGCTGACCTGGATGAGTTTGGGGATTATGTTGCCAATGAAGAAAAATCATGCTTTGTTGAAACGATTGAAGTTTACTTTGACTGTGAACTGACAAGGCAGGGAATTACCCTGGTTGACACACCCGGCGCTGATTCGATTAATGCGAGGCATACCGGGGTTGCATTTGAATATATTAAAAACTCGGATGCTATCCTTTTTGTCACTTATTATAATCATGCCTTCTCAAAAGCGGATAGAGAGTTTCTTATCCAGCTGGGGAGGGTTAAGGATACCTTCTCCCTTGATAAGATGTTCTTTATTGTCAATGCCATTGACCTTGCCAATAATGAGGAGGAAAAAGATTCGGTGCTCCAGTACGTTGAAGAACAGCTGGTGCAATACGGAATCCGCCGTCCTAATTTGTCTGGCATTTCAAGCCTTCAAGCTCTGGCAGAGAAGCTGGATAGCAGCAAAGAGGAAGTATCCAATATCAGTTCATTTGAAAAAAGCTTTTACGCCTTTATTAATCAGGATCTGCTGAATATTTCCATTTCATCAGCAGAAACAGAGTGGAGGCGCCTATTAGCCCAGCTGAGGTCTTATATTTCTTCCTCACAGGAAAATAAAGAAGTACGGATCGAAAAGCTCAAACAGCTTGAGAAAGAACATAAGGATATTACTGCGATTATCAGCGGACAAAAACCTGAACTGCTTTCCCAAAGGCTTGAACAGGAAACAGATGAGCTCGTCTTTTACATCAAACAGAGGGTATTTCTTCGTTTCTATGATTTTGTGAAGGAGGCCTTCAATCCATCAGTTCTGAAAGATGACGGCAGGAATTTAAAGAAAATGCTTAAGTTGGCCTTGGACGAATTCCTTGGAAGCTTTGGATTTGATTTTGCCCAGGAGCTTCGTGCAACAACATTAAGGCTTGAATCCTATATATCCAAATTGATCGCTCAGCAGCAGGAGACTATTTCGAAAAAAGCCTCCAATGTAAACAGTGATTTGACTTTTAGCACATATGAGCCGTTAAAAATGGAAAGTATTGAATTTGAATCAGCATTTTCCAATGAAGACCCGAACCAATTTAAAAAAGCTTTGTCCTACTTTAAAAATCCAAAAGCATTTTTTGAAAAAAATGAGCGCAAGCAATTAGCTGATGAACTGGAGAAGAACCTGCAGGAACCTGCAGACCGTTATCTGCAGGCTGAAAGCAGCAGGCTGAAATTCCATTACAGCAGCCAGCTGATGACTGAATTCGAGCGGCTGCTCAATTCGCTGATTGAACAGAACAACGAATATTATGAAGGAATTACGGCTGCTTTAAAAGATGATTTCCCAATTGAAGAGCTGAAAGAAATTGAGAGGAATATTGCACAGTACGAAAATTAA
- a CDS encoding replication-relaxation family protein: MRKRDMDILYSLEKFKCLERDQIAALHFSNNKNPIVSVNRVLKRLRMDGYVLVNTNRSFKPYIYFYNPSPIKLDSQKIDHYLMIAQGYIDMSKYSKIEDYKIEPNIEQADFIPDVACKWLGNEWFLEFQNSTYTVKQLYAKLDRYKEYHDKGYWNNQRVLIIGKTNLKLDAEDYPFKVKQIRGIEDLSETIQQFKEMKYREFKGKVKEEADATVSKPSTVSEGYKSKDGVIKFVF; this comes from the coding sequence ATGAGAAAACGTGATATGGATATCCTTTATTCATTAGAAAAATTCAAATGTCTTGAACGGGATCAAATAGCTGCCTTGCATTTTTCAAATAACAAGAATCCTATTGTTTCAGTTAACAGGGTTCTGAAAAGGCTCCGAATGGATGGATATGTTTTGGTGAATACAAACAGATCATTTAAGCCTTATATATATTTCTACAATCCCTCCCCAATTAAATTAGACTCTCAAAAAATTGATCACTATTTAATGATTGCTCAAGGTTATATAGATATGAGTAAGTATTCCAAAATTGAAGATTACAAAATTGAACCTAATATAGAACAGGCTGATTTTATCCCTGATGTTGCTTGTAAATGGTTAGGAAATGAGTGGTTCTTAGAGTTTCAGAATAGTACTTATACAGTTAAGCAGTTATATGCCAAGTTGGATAGGTATAAAGAATATCATGATAAAGGGTATTGGAATAATCAAAGAGTGCTTATTATAGGTAAAACAAATCTAAAATTAGATGCTGAAGATTACCCCTTTAAAGTTAAGCAGATTAGGGGCATTGAAGACCTGAGTGAGACTATTCAGCAATTCAAGGAAATGAAGTATCGCGAGTTTAAGGGTAAGGTTAAGGAAGAAGCTGATGCGACTGTATCAAAGCCTAGTACAGTCTCAGAGGGTTATAAAAGTAAGGATGGAGTGATCAAGTTTGTATTTTAA
- a CDS encoding helix-turn-helix domain-containing protein, whose product MRCRLEELIKLSGLRKDFIADKIGVSTRQLRNYELQKNYIPMDKAYILADLLDVKVDDLYDRTEQE is encoded by the coding sequence ATGAGATGTAGACTTGAGGAATTGATTAAGTTAAGTGGGCTTAGAAAAGATTTTATAGCTGATAAAATTGGTGTGAGTACCAGACAATTGAGGAATTATGAATTGCAGAAAAATTACATACCAATGGATAAGGCCTATATCCTAGCCGATTTGTTGGACGTTAAAGTAGATGATCTATATGACCGCACAGAACAGGAGTAA
- a CDS encoding sulfurtransferase, which translates to MKYLAEKEWVLSKLDDPNIRIADCRFKLGSPDEGRSLYDHSHIPHAVYIDLEKDLSGQVREHGGRHPLPDPAKLKKVLEKSGISRDTTVIAYDGGEGAFAARFWWLLRYLGHEKVFVLNGGYKEWAENDYPLTKEVPCMKRADFKIDLQPDILASYGEVKSVAGKQDSAVLIDSREEKRYLGLEEPIDKKAGHIPGAINKVWLEAYKNGRFKDAEEQENRFAGIDKNKPIIVYCGSGVTAAPNFLALKEAGYKHVKLYAGSFSDWISYDSNKIETVEK; encoded by the coding sequence ATGAAGTATCTAGCAGAAAAGGAATGGGTATTATCAAAACTGGATGATCCCAATATCCGAATTGCCGATTGCCGCTTTAAACTAGGATCGCCAGATGAAGGGCGCAGCTTATATGATCATAGCCATATTCCCCATGCAGTGTATATTGATCTGGAGAAAGATCTGTCAGGTCAGGTAAGAGAACACGGAGGCCGGCATCCCCTTCCGGATCCAGCTAAACTTAAAAAAGTCCTTGAGAAATCCGGGATCAGCAGAGATACCACAGTCATTGCCTATGACGGCGGAGAAGGGGCTTTTGCCGCAAGGTTCTGGTGGCTGCTCAGGTATTTAGGGCATGAGAAAGTTTTTGTATTGAACGGCGGATATAAGGAATGGGCTGAAAACGATTATCCTTTGACTAAAGAAGTTCCCTGCATGAAGCGGGCGGATTTTAAAATTGATCTGCAGCCTGACATACTTGCCTCATACGGAGAAGTTAAAAGCGTTGCAGGAAAACAGGATAGCGCTGTATTAATTGACTCCAGAGAGGAAAAGAGATACCTGGGGCTGGAGGAGCCAATTGATAAAAAAGCAGGCCATATCCCAGGAGCAATCAATAAAGTTTGGCTTGAAGCATATAAAAATGGCAGATTTAAAGATGCGGAAGAACAGGAAAATCGATTTGCAGGTATTGATAAAAACAAACCCATCATTGTTTATTGCGGCTCAGGTGTAACGGCGGCGCCTAATTTTCTGGCTTTAAAGGAAGCCGGCTATAAACATGTTAAATTATATGCCGGAAGCTTCAGCGATTGGATCTCTTATGACAGCAATAAAATAGAAACTGTTGAAAAATAG
- a CDS encoding isoprenylcysteine carboxyl methyltransferase family protein — protein sequence MLFLIFITFIILQRAAELAVARSNEKWMKERGALEFGQSHYTWIVAVHASFFVCYLLEVILFEKNLSPFWPILLILFFLTQAGRIWALFSLGKYWNTKIIVLPGAEVVRRGPYRFIKHPNYAIVAAEFLVIPLMFQAYITAAVFTLLNIMVLSVRIPEEEKALKELTEYEEAFLRLRPDLNEDIKKV from the coding sequence ATGCTGTTCTTAATTTTTATTACCTTCATCATTTTGCAAAGGGCTGCAGAGCTTGCAGTAGCCCGGAGTAATGAAAAGTGGATGAAAGAGCGGGGGGCACTGGAATTTGGCCAGAGCCACTATACGTGGATTGTTGCTGTACACGCTTCCTTTTTTGTCTGTTATCTGCTGGAAGTAATCCTCTTTGAAAAAAATCTGTCGCCTTTTTGGCCCATACTGCTGATTCTGTTCTTCCTTACCCAGGCGGGGAGGATATGGGCGCTGTTTTCTCTGGGGAAATACTGGAATACGAAAATTATAGTCCTGCCGGGAGCTGAGGTAGTCAGAAGAGGGCCATACCGGTTTATAAAGCATCCCAACTATGCCATTGTAGCTGCTGAATTTCTCGTGATTCCTTTAATGTTTCAGGCTTATATAACGGCTGCTGTTTTCACTCTGCTAAACATAATGGTGCTATCGGTCAGAATACCAGAAGAGGAAAAAGCACTGAAGGAATTGACAGAATACGAAGAAGCCTTTTTACGGTTACGGCCTGACCTTAATGAAGATATTAAAAAAGTTTGA
- a CDS encoding holin, translated as MNKLKNNGLWVAIAALFYLVLEDLGYQIDPTRWETYVTLIVGILISLGVVSNPKEGKWFGDDKHES; from the coding sequence TTGAATAAATTAAAGAATAATGGTCTTTGGGTTGCGATTGCAGCTCTTTTTTATTTGGTCTTGGAGGATTTAGGTTATCAAATTGATCCTACTCGTTGGGAAACGTATGTAACATTAATTGTAGGTATCTTAATCTCTTTAGGAGTAGTAAGTAATCCTAAGGAGGGAAAATGGTTTGGAGATGATAAACATGAATCTTGA
- a CDS encoding M15 family metallopeptidase: MNLDYLLDRANNKLSGVHTSVKLKALELVEKAHSEGIYVLITQGLRSIEEQNGLYAQGRTKSGKIVTNARGGYSYHNFGLAFDFAILDTPSKVNWNVDKRWRRVGEIGESLGLEWGGRWTSFRDYPHFQLTFGLSLANLRAGKKPPVVKPTVQKPGAKKEEDHMLEKAIVINAFPDFPFAEVLAARIKAPIYTRSALPKGKIAKEVYVVGGTKNGLQADKVISLTGADRFEVARAVENFLK; the protein is encoded by the coding sequence ATGAATCTTGATTACTTATTAGATAGAGCAAATAACAAGCTATCTGGTGTACATACTTCTGTTAAGTTAAAAGCTCTGGAACTCGTAGAAAAAGCACACTCAGAAGGAATTTACGTTTTAATCACTCAAGGATTACGATCAATTGAAGAACAAAATGGACTATACGCTCAAGGAAGGACAAAGTCCGGTAAAATTGTCACCAATGCAAGAGGCGGATACTCTTATCACAATTTTGGTTTAGCTTTTGATTTTGCCATACTTGATACTCCTTCCAAGGTCAACTGGAATGTAGACAAACGGTGGAGAAGAGTAGGGGAAATCGGAGAATCATTAGGTTTAGAATGGGGTGGAAGATGGACTAGTTTTAGAGATTATCCTCATTTCCAATTAACTTTTGGATTATCACTTGCTAATTTAAGGGCAGGGAAAAAGCCACCTGTTGTTAAACCTACTGTACAAAAACCAGGGGCTAAGAAGGAGGAGGATCACATGTTAGAAAAAGCTATTGTAATTAATGCATTTCCTGATTTCCCATTTGCAGAGGTGCTGGCTGCAAGAATCAAAGCACCTATTTATACTCGTAGTGCTTTACCTAAAGGGAAAATAGCTAAAGAAGTATATGTTGTAGGTGGAACTAAGAATGGCCTTCAGGCAGACAAAGTTATCTCTTTAACAGGAGCAGATCGCTTTGAGGTTGCAAGAGCAGTTGAAAACTTTTTGAAGTAA